The following coding sequences lie in one Synechococcus sp. CC9902 genomic window:
- a CDS encoding DUF2834 domain-containing protein has product MQKLRLGLYGAITAAGIGWPWYCIYKFVKETEVLGLTDPIEIVNLFSAGVWANASAGFIAADLTLVLIASFIFYAAEGMRIGMKRWYLYIPFTFAISFAFSFGLFMFNREKLIAQNEA; this is encoded by the coding sequence ATGCAAAAGCTACGCCTTGGCCTTTATGGAGCAATAACAGCCGCCGGAATCGGCTGGCCTTGGTATTGCATTTACAAGTTCGTTAAGGAAACAGAGGTGTTGGGCCTCACCGATCCGATTGAAATCGTCAACCTTTTTTCAGCTGGAGTCTGGGCCAATGCATCAGCCGGTTTCATCGCAGCTGACCTCACATTGGTACTAATTGCTTCTTTCATCTTTTACGCAGCGGAAGGCATGCGCATTGGTATGAAACGTTGGTACCTCTACATTCCTTTCACATTCGCAATTTCTTTTGCCTTCTCATTCGGCCTATTCATGTTTAATCGGGAAAAACTAATAGCTCAGAACGAAGCTTGA
- a CDS encoding photosystem I reaction center subunit IV: MAIAKGSKVRIKRKESYWFNEVGVVVSREKEPNKSRYPITVRFEKVNYNGMQGVDGGLTTNNYAERELDEVME; the protein is encoded by the coding sequence ATGGCCATTGCTAAAGGTTCGAAAGTTCGGATCAAAAGGAAAGAATCCTATTGGTTTAATGAGGTTGGCGTCGTCGTATCTCGCGAGAAAGAACCGAATAAATCTCGATACCCAATAACAGTCCGATTTGAAAAAGTAAATTACAATGGAATGCAAGGTGTTGATGGAGGGTTGACAACTAATAACTACGCCGAGAGGGAGCTAGATGAAGTTATGGAATAA
- a CDS encoding M10 family metallopeptidase, producing MAKNKRNKSKRSRNGRAKNKRGKNRKGRNTQVNNEIANSEGTSADASNNKQLWNESKQNIVDVKWSNKIHENALLNTGIPLEENGWVRPGIPAKWISDSSFKKQKNTTLLTYSFMTTKSKLDYGDDRRETIVPYANFSEKQQNDIAKLFESLSDYANIRFIKVPDNNTVGTIRIGFNTITDEAGKWRPGIYATADTPNPEPRGGDIWFNKNFTKDNFSTGLVENVGPATPSAVMLHEILHALGLEHPDNPKRVTPKFARNREYTLMADEFSHRAEFTQYFKDNGEIASSLAEFGRSEIRKDYGVSSTPMTWDIAGLQYLYGANTKFQQGNTIYKYSNTIPFYETIWDASGIDTINLSNFKKDLVVNLNGGQLSTLSFDVADQNWSDKQHGNLGIAFNTVIENGIGGSGNDSIIGNSANNTLKGNAGNDTLSGKDGIDVLIGGSGQDIFKLQQGKGHAIIQDFNSGIDKILLQQSSGVKLISVNAGIEINQNNDLIAIVQNYEGRLNQSGVNII from the coding sequence GTGGCAAAAAATAAGCGAAACAAGAGCAAGCGATCAAGAAATGGAAGAGCAAAAAATAAGCGAGGAAAAAACAGGAAAGGGAGAAATACTCAAGTCAACAATGAAATAGCTAATTCCGAAGGAACAAGTGCCGATGCATCTAATAATAAGCAACTCTGGAATGAAAGCAAGCAAAATATTGTCGACGTAAAATGGAGTAACAAGATCCATGAAAATGCATTGCTCAATACAGGTATTCCACTAGAAGAGAATGGATGGGTCAGACCAGGAATTCCAGCAAAATGGATCAGCGATAGCAGTTTTAAGAAACAAAAAAATACAACTCTGCTCACTTACAGCTTTATGACAACCAAGTCAAAACTTGACTATGGCGATGATAGGCGAGAGACAATTGTACCCTATGCCAACTTTAGCGAGAAACAACAGAATGACATAGCAAAGCTATTTGAGTCACTTAGCGATTACGCAAATATTAGATTTATAAAAGTGCCCGATAATAATACTGTTGGAACTATTCGGATTGGATTCAACACAATTACGGATGAGGCAGGAAAATGGCGACCTGGTATTTACGCTACAGCGGATACACCAAACCCTGAACCCCGCGGCGGAGATATTTGGTTTAACAAAAATTTTACCAAGGATAACTTTAGTACTGGATTGGTCGAAAATGTCGGACCTGCAACGCCATCAGCAGTAATGTTGCATGAAATATTGCATGCACTTGGCTTAGAGCATCCTGACAACCCCAAAAGAGTGACTCCCAAATTTGCTCGCAATCGAGAATATACATTGATGGCAGATGAGTTCTCCCATCGCGCAGAATTCACTCAATATTTCAAAGATAATGGAGAAATCGCATCTTCACTGGCGGAGTTTGGTAGAAGTGAAATTAGAAAAGATTACGGCGTAAGCTCTACTCCTATGACATGGGATATTGCTGGACTACAGTATCTCTATGGGGCCAATACTAAATTCCAACAAGGAAATACTATTTATAAATATTCAAATACGATTCCCTTTTACGAAACAATTTGGGACGCATCCGGAATTGATACAATAAATTTAAGCAACTTCAAAAAAGATCTCGTAGTCAACCTTAATGGCGGACAACTCTCAACACTATCCTTCGATGTTGCCGACCAAAATTGGTCGGACAAACAGCATGGCAATCTAGGTATTGCGTTTAATACGGTGATCGAAAATGGAATAGGTGGATCAGGCAATGATTCGATTATAGGAAATTCAGCTAATAACACACTAAAAGGAAATGCCGGAAATGATACTTTGTCTGGCAAAGACGGAATTGACGTCTTAATTGGTGGCTCAGGCCAAGATATTTTTAAACTTCAGCAAGGTAAAGGCCACGCCATTATCCAGGACTTCAATAGCGGAATCGACAAAATCTTACTCCAACAAAGTTCCGGGGTAAAGCTAATAAGTGTCAACGCAGGGATAGAAATAAATCAGAATAATGACCTGATTGCCATTGTTCAGAATTACGAAGGCCGACTCAATCAATCAGGTGTAAATATTATCTAA
- a CDS encoding site-specific integrase, which produces MKPFRDQVRASTASDWWVLNNRGRMRLQVKGVGSISLPYPWTLEGSTQGLPRIQQIFKRWANGQITLAQAAQSANTSSSHQQLNFSQLIDKYRQFVPNAGETTWKTFYLPVLRNCTKAFSDRPPVDGEALCIACLQQWEQGSRMRQTSRQKLYGFLNWAVQRGHLKPIYSPPATLPEVLKPKRVGYPLSDAQILQLLDNLPEGDPHNQWRFAIQLCAVYGLRPEELRHLRIKSGASGSELWTIYRKSMGGTKGAKTEPRRLHPLLLRDADGTAIDWNLQARLAVCEKLPPLNREGDGGQALNQYLRRREMWMALRDEAEHNGEQLTPYSFRHRYAKQAHAARLAVAEISEAMGHTIEVHLKSYARFKPDKTAANFAAVNI; this is translated from the coding sequence GTGAAGCCTTTTCGCGATCAGGTTCGAGCCTCCACGGCGTCTGATTGGTGGGTGCTCAATAACCGTGGACGGATGCGCTTGCAGGTCAAAGGAGTAGGCAGTATTTCCCTCCCGTACCCATGGACCCTTGAAGGCTCGACTCAAGGGCTGCCTCGCATTCAGCAGATCTTCAAGCGTTGGGCAAATGGGCAGATCACTCTGGCTCAGGCTGCTCAGTCCGCAAATACCTCCAGCAGCCATCAACAACTGAATTTCAGCCAGTTGATTGATAAATATCGGCAGTTTGTCCCTAATGCGGGCGAGACCACTTGGAAGACGTTTTACCTGCCCGTCCTGCGTAATTGCACCAAGGCATTCAGTGACCGACCACCAGTGGACGGTGAAGCTCTTTGCATCGCATGCCTGCAGCAATGGGAGCAGGGTTCACGGATGCGCCAAACCAGCCGCCAGAAGCTTTATGGCTTCCTGAATTGGGCGGTGCAGCGTGGACACCTGAAGCCCATTTACAGCCCGCCTGCGACGTTGCCAGAGGTGCTGAAGCCCAAGCGTGTTGGCTATCCCCTCAGCGATGCACAGATCCTGCAGTTGCTCGACAACCTCCCTGAAGGCGACCCCCACAACCAATGGCGGTTTGCCATTCAGCTTTGTGCTGTTTATGGGTTACGCCCTGAAGAACTGAGGCACCTGCGAATCAAGAGCGGGGCAAGCGGATCTGAACTTTGGACGATTTACCGCAAGTCGATGGGCGGTACCAAGGGAGCCAAGACCGAACCACGGCGATTACATCCGTTATTGCTTCGTGATGCCGATGGAACGGCGATCGATTGGAACCTTCAGGCGCGTTTGGCAGTGTGCGAAAAGCTGCCGCCGTTGAACCGTGAAGGTGATGGAGGGCAAGCGTTGAATCAATACCTGCGCCGCCGTGAGATGTGGATGGCACTGCGAGACGAGGCAGAACACAACGGCGAGCAATTAACGCCGTATTCCTTTCGTCATCGCTATGCCAAGCAAGCCCATGCAGCGCGTCTAGCTGTGGCTGAAATCTCAGAAGCTATGGGTCACACCATCGAGGTTCATCTGAAGAGCTACGCGAGGTTCAAGCCAGACAAGACCGCCGCCAACTTCGCAGCTGTGAATATTTAG
- a CDS encoding Nif11-like leader peptide family RiPP precursor, which translates to MKMALNIWQNYCRIECTGNKTLLKEAQPFAFYHASERRRQAAAFLEDVESDYRLRDKISIANSDDELVKIAEKAGYRVSSEDIWLYQDRTFKRKAGIRGWYSN; encoded by the coding sequence ATGAAAATGGCTTTGAATATATGGCAAAACTATTGCAGAATTGAATGCACTGGGAACAAAACCTTGTTAAAAGAAGCTCAACCATTTGCTTTTTACCACGCCTCTGAGCGACGCAGACAGGCAGCAGCTTTCCTAGAGGACGTAGAAAGTGATTACAGGTTGCGCGATAAAATTAGTATCGCAAATAGCGATGACGAGTTAGTGAAGATCGCCGAGAAAGCGGGATATCGTGTGTCTTCAGAAGATATTTGGTTATATCAAGACCGCACGTTCAAAAGAAAGGCTGGCATTCGTGGATGGTATTCCAATTGA
- a CDS encoding protein adenylyltransferase SelO family protein gives MSSHEKQLSSSGITSFQEFIRHADYSFRTNLSADPASTDDGNDHRAREVCSGHFVPVNPTPLTDPVYITHSYNFFEELGLQDELIKDHDFIKMFSGDLASINSPQCIGWATGYALSIYGTEYNQQCPFGTGNGYGDGRAISVFEGLLNQKRWEMQLKGSGPTPYCRGADGRAVLRSSVREFLAQELMHAQGIPTTRSLTLFASQSQTVMRPWYSEQSQSQDPDVLVDNPIAISTRVSSSFLRVGQLELFARRARLDAHPQAFDELKMIVMHLIEREYKNEIDQSLHFADQIVLLARTFRERLCSLVSNWLRVGYCQGNFNSDNCAAGGFTLDYGPFGFCELFDPQFQPWTGGGGHFAFLNQPVAAEANFHMFWKSLRLLILDNDKNLEELDQIRKDFELHMQAKLQDMWSKKLGLPQYDRQLCDGLLQLLELSKVDFTIFFRELSHLPTDFSALNKSFYTPLPKQLEVQWQSWFDQWHLLIASTNNQQAISQNMLKINPKYTWREWLIVPAYEQASRGDYSLIHQIQAILNQPYEEQTQTIEDQYYRLRPNSFFYAGGVSHYSCSS, from the coding sequence ATGTCTTCCCATGAAAAGCAGTTATCAAGTTCAGGTATCACGTCGTTTCAAGAGTTCATCCGACATGCCGACTATTCATTCAGAACAAATTTAAGCGCTGATCCCGCCTCTACGGATGATGGCAATGATCATCGGGCTCGAGAAGTCTGTTCGGGACATTTTGTACCCGTCAATCCAACTCCTCTCACGGATCCGGTCTACATCACGCATAGTTATAACTTTTTTGAGGAGCTTGGTCTTCAAGATGAGCTGATTAAAGATCATGATTTTATAAAAATGTTTTCTGGAGATCTCGCCTCGATCAACTCTCCTCAATGCATCGGTTGGGCGACTGGGTATGCCCTATCAATTTATGGGACTGAATATAATCAACAATGTCCATTTGGAACTGGAAATGGCTACGGAGATGGGCGAGCAATCTCAGTTTTTGAAGGCCTTTTAAATCAAAAGCGCTGGGAAATGCAACTAAAAGGCAGTGGCCCAACGCCCTACTGTCGAGGCGCCGATGGACGTGCCGTACTTCGATCAAGTGTGCGCGAATTTTTGGCTCAAGAATTAATGCATGCCCAAGGAATTCCCACGACACGATCATTGACGCTATTTGCCTCGCAATCACAAACAGTGATGCGTCCCTGGTACTCAGAGCAATCCCAATCTCAGGACCCTGATGTTTTAGTGGATAACCCCATAGCAATTAGCACAAGGGTTTCATCTTCATTTCTACGTGTTGGGCAGTTGGAGTTGTTTGCACGTCGAGCCCGACTCGATGCCCATCCTCAAGCTTTCGATGAATTAAAAATGATTGTTATGCATTTAATCGAACGAGAGTACAAAAATGAAATTGATCAGTCGCTTCATTTTGCTGACCAGATCGTTTTATTGGCTCGTACATTTCGTGAACGTCTTTGTTCCTTAGTCTCTAACTGGCTACGAGTTGGTTACTGCCAAGGTAATTTCAACAGTGATAATTGTGCAGCAGGCGGATTCACCCTTGATTATGGACCGTTTGGCTTCTGCGAACTTTTTGACCCGCAATTCCAACCATGGACTGGTGGTGGCGGACATTTTGCCTTCTTGAATCAACCAGTGGCTGCGGAAGCAAATTTCCATATGTTTTGGAAATCTCTAAGGCTTTTGATTCTTGATAATGATAAAAATCTTGAGGAATTAGATCAAATCCGCAAAGATTTTGAATTACATATGCAAGCAAAGCTGCAGGATATGTGGTCTAAAAAGCTGGGATTGCCTCAATATGACCGGCAGCTCTGCGATGGGTTATTGCAATTACTTGAACTTTCGAAGGTAGACTTCACAATCTTTTTCCGTGAGCTGTCGCATTTACCGACTGATTTCTCAGCTCTAAACAAAAGTTTTTACACGCCTCTTCCTAAGCAGCTAGAGGTGCAATGGCAATCTTGGTTTGATCAATGGCATCTGTTGATTGCCAGCACCAACAATCAACAGGCTATATCTCAAAACATGCTAAAAATCAATCCCAAATACACTTGGCGAGAGTGGCTCATTGTTCCAGCCTATGAACAAGCAAGTCGCGGAGACTATTCGTTAATCCATCAGATCCAGGCCATCTTAAATCAACCCTATGAGGAACAAACTCAAACCATTGAAGATCAATATTACCGCTTACGCCCAAACTCATTCTTCTATGCAGGTGGGGTCTCCCATTACAGCTGTTCTTCATAA
- a CDS encoding pyridoxamine 5'-phosphate oxidase family protein, with protein sequence MTTPVLPPWRPLIKAAQRREGRSPSARWLQLATVGQNGHPRVRTLVFRAWTDANQLELFTDTRSQKIKDLDYQPAVEICWLFTKAREQYRFGGVANVINSDNNREVCLQKWLGLSPSGRSVWGWPSPGEVLNRHAAFPEVLSDDEPMPDHFSVLRIEIDHVERLHLGPHPHHRTRWQRNQNWRTEELNP encoded by the coding sequence ATGACAACTCCAGTTCTTCCTCCATGGCGACCATTGATCAAAGCTGCGCAACGACGTGAGGGGCGTTCACCTTCCGCCCGTTGGCTGCAATTGGCCACTGTTGGACAGAACGGACATCCGCGCGTCCGGACCTTGGTTTTTCGGGCCTGGACTGACGCCAATCAATTGGAATTGTTCACTGACACGCGCAGTCAAAAAATCAAGGATCTCGACTATCAACCAGCCGTTGAAATTTGCTGGCTATTCACGAAGGCTCGAGAGCAATATCGATTTGGGGGTGTTGCCAATGTCATCAACAGCGACAACAACCGTGAGGTATGCCTACAGAAATGGCTGGGTTTGAGCCCATCGGGACGATCGGTATGGGGATGGCCAAGCCCTGGGGAGGTGTTGAACCGCCATGCAGCATTTCCCGAGGTCTTATCCGATGACGAGCCAATGCCAGATCACTTTTCGGTGTTGAGAATTGAGATCGATCATGTCGAACGTCTGCATCTTGGACCGCACCCACACCATCGAACACGCTGGCAGAGAAATCAAAACTGGCGAACTGAAGAACTCAACCCTTAA
- a CDS encoding histone deacetylase family protein has product MARPVVYHPRYSAELPSTHRFPMAKFKLLHQLLLDQGLIERKQIHVPLSIARRDLEEIHPRRYHETFSRDQLTRPEQRRIGLPATSALVQRTWLAVGGTLLTARLALRYGLANHLAGGTHHAHPDFGSGFCIFNDCAVAAKVLLRRREVERILIVDLDVHQGDGSAACFQTDERVTTFSVHAASNFPLRKVNSDIDIPLPDGTEDGDYLAAIGDQLPNVLDELKPQLVLFNAGVDPHRDDRLGRLHLSDDGLLMRDRLVLDACLRRKIPVATVIGGGYDTLEPLVRRHAIVFRAAAEQARLFNLA; this is encoded by the coding sequence TTGGCTCGTCCTGTTGTTTACCACCCGCGCTACTCCGCTGAATTGCCGAGCACCCATCGCTTTCCGATGGCGAAGTTCAAGTTGTTGCATCAGCTCCTGCTTGATCAAGGACTGATTGAGCGCAAGCAGATTCACGTTCCCCTCAGCATCGCTCGGCGTGATCTGGAAGAGATCCATCCGCGTCGATATCACGAAACGTTCAGCCGCGATCAACTCACTCGGCCTGAACAACGACGAATTGGGTTGCCTGCAACTTCGGCATTGGTGCAACGCACATGGCTTGCAGTGGGGGGGACGTTGCTGACGGCTCGGTTGGCGCTTCGGTATGGACTTGCCAACCATCTGGCAGGGGGCACACACCACGCCCATCCTGACTTTGGGAGCGGCTTTTGCATTTTTAATGACTGTGCTGTGGCCGCGAAGGTTCTTCTTCGACGACGTGAAGTCGAAAGAATTTTAATTGTGGATTTAGATGTGCACCAAGGCGATGGATCCGCCGCCTGTTTTCAGACGGATGAACGTGTCACGACTTTTTCGGTACATGCCGCGAGCAACTTTCCCCTTCGGAAAGTGAACAGTGATATTGATATTCCTCTGCCCGATGGAACCGAAGATGGGGACTATCTCGCCGCCATCGGTGATCAACTCCCCAATGTGTTGGATGAACTCAAGCCACAACTTGTTTTGTTCAATGCGGGGGTTGATCCCCATCGAGACGACCGACTCGGTCGTCTTCACTTGAGTGACGACGGGCTCTTGATGAGAGATCGATTGGTTTTGGATGCGTGTTTGCGACGAAAAATCCCGGTAGCAACGGTGATCGGCGGTGGATACGACACTTTGGAGCCGTTGGTGCGTCGACACGCCATCGTGTTTCGTGCAGCGGCAGAACAGGCCCGACTTTTCAACCTGGCATGA